Proteins encoded within one genomic window of Neodiprion fabricii isolate iyNeoFabr1 chromosome 6, iyNeoFabr1.1, whole genome shotgun sequence:
- the LOC124184230 gene encoding fasciculation and elongation protein zeta-2 isoform X3 encodes MRDMAGKMAELKFEAPLARFEEEETSSLKNINLLTEQLLDASLEANFGENRNANETGTTRGNGVDILQEGTFSPFSGSLEDLVNTFDEKITSCFRDYGTDVESLAPVQVRTQEEIMNECQMWWTITGNFGNILPIDWSKSYARKLHMPALNLNEAPVSLERQELEDLSSEDEAVATDLDMHALILSSSTDTHSPEEPLKTAEEVLREIDDIMQESPSMERSADSEGSLLDVDETLERSKEVLGSPLYEEKLRQLSTGQLTELLGEMESLVGALSETLIAELALRDELEYEKELKNQFISLLLAVQNRRRHHHVTKKRNQIQNSNSPLPQHRSIQDSKTKIY; translated from the exons ATGAGGGACATGGCTGGTAAAATGGCCGAATTAAAGTTTGAAGCACCCCTGGCTCGCTTCGAAGAGGAGGAGACGTCCAGCCTCAAGAATATCAACTTGCTGACAG AGCAACTATTGGACGCGAGTCTTGAGGcgaattttggcgaaaatcgtAACGCCAACGAGACCGGAACCACCCGTGGCAACGGTGTTGATATTCTCCAGGAAGGAACGTTCAGTCCGTTCAGCGGCAGTCTCGAGGATCTCGTTAATACATTCGACGAAAAAATCACATCGTGCTTTCGAGATTACGGCACCGATGTCGAGTCCCTCGCCCCGGTCCAAGTACGAACGCAAGAGGAGATCATGAACGAATGCCA aatgtGGTGGACAATCACcggaaattttggaaacatTTTGCCAATTGATTGGAGTAAATCTTATGCAAGAAAACTGCACATGCCTGCATTAAATCTAAACGAGGCACCTGTTTCACTTGAGag ACAGGAGCTTGAGGACTTGAGCAGCGAAGACGAGGCTGTAGCCACAGATCTGGATATGCATGCCCTGATTTTATCTAGTAGCACTGACACGCACAGCCCTGAGGAGCCACTAAAAACTGCAGAAGAAGTACTCAGAGAAATCGATGACATCATGCAG GAAAGTCCGTCAATGGAACGGTCTGCTGACTCCGAAGGATCTTTACTGGATGTGGATGAAACTTTGGAAAGAAGTAAGGAGGTTCTAGGATCACCACTCTACGAAGAAA AACTGCGTCAGCTGTCAACTGGCCAATTAACAGAGCTTCTCGGTGAAATGGAATCCTTGGTCGGAGCGCTCAGCGAAACTTTAATAGCTGAGTTGGCATTGAGAGATGAGTTGGAGTATGAAAAGGAGCTTAAAAACCAATTTATTTCATTGCTTCTCGCTGTTCAAAATCGGCGTAGACATCACCACGTGACAAAGAAGAGAAACCAAATACAAAATAGTAATAGTCCTTTGCCGCAGCATAGATCCATACAAGATTCCAAG acaaaaatatattga
- the LOC124184230 gene encoding fasciculation and elongation protein zeta-2 isoform X2 has translation MRDMAGKMAELKFEAPLARFEEEETSSLKNINLLTEQLLDASLEANFGENRNANETGTTRGNGVDILQEGTFSPFSGSLEDLVNTFDEKITSCFRDYGTDVESLAPVQVRTQEEIMNECQQELEDLSSEDEAVATDLDMHALILSSSTDTHSPEEPLKTAEEVLREIDDIMQESPSMERSADSEGSLLDVDETLERSKEVLGSPLYEEKLRQLSTGQLTELLGEMESLVGALSETLIAELALRDELEYEKELKNQFISLLLAVQNRRRHHHVTKKRNQIQNSNSPLPQHRSIQDSKYLTTVIPYHMDSGPPDNQALQVLIKILKAINEDSPTVPTLLTDYILKVLCPT, from the exons ATGAGGGACATGGCTGGTAAAATGGCCGAATTAAAGTTTGAAGCACCCCTGGCTCGCTTCGAAGAGGAGGAGACGTCCAGCCTCAAGAATATCAACTTGCTGACAG AGCAACTATTGGACGCGAGTCTTGAGGcgaattttggcgaaaatcgtAACGCCAACGAGACCGGAACCACCCGTGGCAACGGTGTTGATATTCTCCAGGAAGGAACGTTCAGTCCGTTCAGCGGCAGTCTCGAGGATCTCGTTAATACATTCGACGAAAAAATCACATCGTGCTTTCGAGATTACGGCACCGATGTCGAGTCCCTCGCCCCGGTCCAAGTACGAACGCAAGAGGAGATCATGAACGAATGCCA ACAGGAGCTTGAGGACTTGAGCAGCGAAGACGAGGCTGTAGCCACAGATCTGGATATGCATGCCCTGATTTTATCTAGTAGCACTGACACGCACAGCCCTGAGGAGCCACTAAAAACTGCAGAAGAAGTACTCAGAGAAATCGATGACATCATGCAG GAAAGTCCGTCAATGGAACGGTCTGCTGACTCCGAAGGATCTTTACTGGATGTGGATGAAACTTTGGAAAGAAGTAAGGAGGTTCTAGGATCACCACTCTACGAAGAAA AACTGCGTCAGCTGTCAACTGGCCAATTAACAGAGCTTCTCGGTGAAATGGAATCCTTGGTCGGAGCGCTCAGCGAAACTTTAATAGCTGAGTTGGCATTGAGAGATGAGTTGGAGTATGAAAAGGAGCTTAAAAACCAATTTATTTCATTGCTTCTCGCTGTTCAAAATCGGCGTAGACATCACCACGTGACAAAGAAGAGAAACCAAATACAAAATAGTAATAGTCCTTTGCCGCAGCATAGATCCATACAAGATTCCAAG tatTTGACAACAGTGATACCTTATCACATGGATAGTGGCCCACCTGATAATCAAGCTTTACAAGTCCTCATTAAGA tatTAAAGGCTATTAATGAGGATAGTCCAACGGTGCCCACATTATTAACGGACTACATATTGAAAG ttctgtgccccacctag
- the LOC124184230 gene encoding fasciculation and elongation protein zeta-2 isoform X1 has protein sequence MRDMAGKMAELKFEAPLARFEEEETSSLKNINLLTEQLLDASLEANFGENRNANETGTTRGNGVDILQEGTFSPFSGSLEDLVNTFDEKITSCFRDYGTDVESLAPVQVRTQEEIMNECQMWWTITGNFGNILPIDWSKSYARKLHMPALNLNEAPVSLERQELEDLSSEDEAVATDLDMHALILSSSTDTHSPEEPLKTAEEVLREIDDIMQESPSMERSADSEGSLLDVDETLERSKEVLGSPLYEEKLRQLSTGQLTELLGEMESLVGALSETLIAELALRDELEYEKELKNQFISLLLAVQNRRRHHHVTKKRNQIQNSNSPLPQHRSIQDSKYLTTVIPYHMDSGPPDNQALQVLIKILKAINEDSPTVPTLLTDYILKVLCPT, from the exons ATGAGGGACATGGCTGGTAAAATGGCCGAATTAAAGTTTGAAGCACCCCTGGCTCGCTTCGAAGAGGAGGAGACGTCCAGCCTCAAGAATATCAACTTGCTGACAG AGCAACTATTGGACGCGAGTCTTGAGGcgaattttggcgaaaatcgtAACGCCAACGAGACCGGAACCACCCGTGGCAACGGTGTTGATATTCTCCAGGAAGGAACGTTCAGTCCGTTCAGCGGCAGTCTCGAGGATCTCGTTAATACATTCGACGAAAAAATCACATCGTGCTTTCGAGATTACGGCACCGATGTCGAGTCCCTCGCCCCGGTCCAAGTACGAACGCAAGAGGAGATCATGAACGAATGCCA aatgtGGTGGACAATCACcggaaattttggaaacatTTTGCCAATTGATTGGAGTAAATCTTATGCAAGAAAACTGCACATGCCTGCATTAAATCTAAACGAGGCACCTGTTTCACTTGAGag ACAGGAGCTTGAGGACTTGAGCAGCGAAGACGAGGCTGTAGCCACAGATCTGGATATGCATGCCCTGATTTTATCTAGTAGCACTGACACGCACAGCCCTGAGGAGCCACTAAAAACTGCAGAAGAAGTACTCAGAGAAATCGATGACATCATGCAG GAAAGTCCGTCAATGGAACGGTCTGCTGACTCCGAAGGATCTTTACTGGATGTGGATGAAACTTTGGAAAGAAGTAAGGAGGTTCTAGGATCACCACTCTACGAAGAAA AACTGCGTCAGCTGTCAACTGGCCAATTAACAGAGCTTCTCGGTGAAATGGAATCCTTGGTCGGAGCGCTCAGCGAAACTTTAATAGCTGAGTTGGCATTGAGAGATGAGTTGGAGTATGAAAAGGAGCTTAAAAACCAATTTATTTCATTGCTTCTCGCTGTTCAAAATCGGCGTAGACATCACCACGTGACAAAGAAGAGAAACCAAATACAAAATAGTAATAGTCCTTTGCCGCAGCATAGATCCATACAAGATTCCAAG tatTTGACAACAGTGATACCTTATCACATGGATAGTGGCCCACCTGATAATCAAGCTTTACAAGTCCTCATTAAGA tatTAAAGGCTATTAATGAGGATAGTCCAACGGTGCCCACATTATTAACGGACTACATATTGAAAG ttctgtgccccacctag
- the LOC124184230 gene encoding fasciculation and elongation protein zeta-2 isoform X4, with protein sequence MNECQMWWTITGNFGNILPIDWSKSYARKLHMPALNLNEAPVSLERQELEDLSSEDEAVATDLDMHALILSSSTDTHSPEEPLKTAEEVLREIDDIMQESPSMERSADSEGSLLDVDETLERSKEVLGSPLYEEKLRQLSTGQLTELLGEMESLVGALSETLIAELALRDELEYEKELKNQFISLLLAVQNRRRHHHVTKKRNQIQNSNSPLPQHRSIQDSKYLTTVIPYHMDSGPPDNQALQVLIKILKAINEDSPTVPTLLTDYILKVLCPT encoded by the exons ATGAACGAATGCCA aatgtGGTGGACAATCACcggaaattttggaaacatTTTGCCAATTGATTGGAGTAAATCTTATGCAAGAAAACTGCACATGCCTGCATTAAATCTAAACGAGGCACCTGTTTCACTTGAGag ACAGGAGCTTGAGGACTTGAGCAGCGAAGACGAGGCTGTAGCCACAGATCTGGATATGCATGCCCTGATTTTATCTAGTAGCACTGACACGCACAGCCCTGAGGAGCCACTAAAAACTGCAGAAGAAGTACTCAGAGAAATCGATGACATCATGCAG GAAAGTCCGTCAATGGAACGGTCTGCTGACTCCGAAGGATCTTTACTGGATGTGGATGAAACTTTGGAAAGAAGTAAGGAGGTTCTAGGATCACCACTCTACGAAGAAA AACTGCGTCAGCTGTCAACTGGCCAATTAACAGAGCTTCTCGGTGAAATGGAATCCTTGGTCGGAGCGCTCAGCGAAACTTTAATAGCTGAGTTGGCATTGAGAGATGAGTTGGAGTATGAAAAGGAGCTTAAAAACCAATTTATTTCATTGCTTCTCGCTGTTCAAAATCGGCGTAGACATCACCACGTGACAAAGAAGAGAAACCAAATACAAAATAGTAATAGTCCTTTGCCGCAGCATAGATCCATACAAGATTCCAAG tatTTGACAACAGTGATACCTTATCACATGGATAGTGGCCCACCTGATAATCAAGCTTTACAAGTCCTCATTAAGA tatTAAAGGCTATTAATGAGGATAGTCCAACGGTGCCCACATTATTAACGGACTACATATTGAAAG ttctgtgccccacctag